GAACGACCAGGATGACGTCTTCGGCCGACCGTGCTGACCGAACACCGTCCTGATCGACGTTACCGCTGAGCGGGCCACCTCGGCGCTCGGTGCGGACATCCACACCCTGACCGGGCAGGTCGACGACCTGGCACGGCGCACCCGCAGTCGTACGCGGATGTTTTTCTCCCGCAGCAGTAAGAAGGCCGACGCGCTGGACCCGTCAGGGTAAGCAGGTCAGCTACTGCATGGCCACCAGCGGTGGGGTCGGAATCGACAGCATGCCCCCGAACAGGCTCGTGGGGTTCGCGAGGCTGAGCAGCGTGCCTCGGCCGAGATCGTCGGAGTAGCCGATGTGGACTTCCTCGGCCATCCGGACGGGATCGTCGGGTACGGGATCGCTTCGCGGCGCGAACTCACGCGCGCGGTGCGCAGGCACCGGCCCGAGACCGTGATCACGACCGACTTCCGCGAGACTTACGGGCCGGGCGCGCTGAACCAGGCTGATCACATCGCCGTGGGGTGGGCCACCATCGACGCGGTCCGTGACGCTGCCAACCGGTGGATCTTTCCCGAGCTGGACGACGAGGGGCTGGTGCCCTGGCACGGCGTCCGAGAAGTCCGGGCCGCCGGACACGGATGGCCGATGATGCTGGAGCAGTAGTATTTCGACGTTTGAAGTACCTCGGTATGCTGCTGGTATGTCGACCTGGCGGAATTCGCTGCAGCGGCGAGCCTGGCGGCCGTACATCGAGGCGAGCCTGCTGTTGGAGACCCGGCTCGATGAGGACTTGCGGGCGGCTGCCGGGTTGAGCTTGATGGACTACCACGTGTTGCTGATGCTCTCGGAGAGCCCGGCGCACCGGTTGCGGATGGGTGAGCTGGCAGCGCGCATGGTG
This Haloactinomyces albus DNA region includes the following protein-coding sequences:
- a CDS encoding PIG-L deacetylase family protein translates to MHGHQRWGRNRQHAPEQARGVREAEQRASAEIVGVADVDFLGHPDGIVGYGIASRRELTRAVRRHRPETVITTDFRETYGPGALNQADHIAVGWATIDAVRDAANRWIFPELDDEGLVPWHGVREVRAAGHGWPMMLEQ